In the Juglans microcarpa x Juglans regia isolate MS1-56 chromosome 6D, Jm3101_v1.0, whole genome shotgun sequence genome, one interval contains:
- the LOC121235785 gene encoding cellulose synthase-like protein G3 isoform X3 yields MDQGLSTSPARDPPLHRLRYASRTAFNRMFAAVYFSAILVLLHHHALKLIHSTTFASFLISLSFLVSDTFLAFLWFTRQCFLMTIVYRDEYPENLQKTLLLKKSSSDFPGLDVFICTADPYKEPPLRLVSTALSVMAYDYPTEKISVYVSDDGGSQVTLFACMEAAKFAYHWLPFCRKNNIIERSPEAYFALNHSSWFFDKEEIQKMYESMKQRVERVLEKGKVDEEYITEELERKAFSQWVDHGFTRQDHPTVIQVLLESRKNKDATNHLMPNLIYVSREKSRTSSHNFKAGALNVMLRVSATMTNAPIILNLDCDMYSNDPRTPLRALCYLLDPKLMSKLAYVQFPQIFHGINKNDTYSCEYKRPFCSNLLGLDGVLGPNYIGTGCFFNRRAFFGSPSTIVPPEIPELCPDSVVDKSIQSQPVLELAHKVARCNYEYKTKWGYEVGYRYGSLVEDFFTGLQLQCEGWRSIFCNPKRAAFLGDAPISLVDVLNQVQRWSIGSLQVAFSSFSPLTCGIRSLGPHMGLAYTHYCFWSTWFIPLTLYAFLPQLCLLHGLSVFPKLSEPSFILYVFLVLGAYGQDLLEFMIEEGTVQNWWNDQRMWMIRGLSSFGYGSLEFFLKCLGISTYGFGLTNKVIDDEQSKRYGQGMFEFGDSSNMFVPLITAAIVNLVSFLMGLVQVLRGSKMEGLFLQMFLAGFVVLNALPIYEAMVLRNDKGRIPFKTTATSTCLALALYGLVSLPLMDSN; encoded by the exons ATGGATCAGGGCCTGAGTACCTCTCCTGCGCGCGATCCTCCCCTTCACAGGCTTAGATATGCAAGTCGCACAGCCTTCAACCGCATGTTTGCGGCAGTTTACTTCTCTGCCATCTTAGTGCTACTCCATCACCATGCACTCAAGCTCATCCACTCCACCACCTTCGCATCCTTCCTcatctccctctccttcctcgTCTCCGATACTTTCCTTGCTTTCTTGTGGTTCACTCGTCAATGTTTTCTCATGACCATTGTTTATCGTGATGAATATCCTGAAAACCTCCAGAAGACactactcttaaaaaaatcttcttCAGACTTTCCAGGATTGGATGTGTTTATATGCACCGCCGATCCGTACAAGGAGCCACCGCTGAGGCTGGTGAGTACAGCCTTATCGGTCATGGCTTATGACTATCCGACGGAGAAGATTTCGGTTTATGTATCGGATGATGGGGGATCACAGGTGACACTCTTTGCTTGCATGGAAGCTGCTAAATTTGCATATCACTGGTTACCATTCTGCAGGAAGAATAATATAATAGAGAGGAGCCCAGAAGCATATTTTGCATTAAATCATTCTTCATGGTTCTTCGATAAAGAGGAGATTCAG AAAATGTATGAAAGCATGAAACAAAGGGTAGAGAGAGTCCTTGAGAAAGGGAAAGTTGACGAAGAGTATATCACTGAGGAGCTAGAGCGCAAGGCTTTCAGCCAATGGGTAGATCATGGATTTACCCGGCAAGACCATCCCACTGTAATCCAG GTCTTGTTAGAGAGTCGCAAAAACAAAGACGCTACCAACCATTTAATGCCGAACCTCATCTATGTCTCTAGGGAAAAGAGCAGGACTTCATCCCACAATTTCAAGGCAGGTGCCCTCAACGTAATG CTTCGAGTGTCAGCCACCATGACCAACGCACCCATAATCCTCAACCTGGATTGTGACATGTATTCTAATGACCCACGAACACCTCTTCGTGCATTGTGTTACCTATTAGACCCTAAACTCATGTCCAAATTAGCGTATGTTCAATTCCCTCAAATCTTTCATGGGATCAACAAGAACGATACCTATAGTTGTGAATATAAACGACCGTTTTGTTCTAATCTCTTGGGATTGGATGGAGTGTTGGGCCCTAATTATATTGGAACCGGATGTTTCTTCAACCGACGAGCTTTCTTTGGCAGCCCATCAACCATTGTGCCACCGGAGATCCCAGAACTTTGCCCCGACAGTGTTGTTGACAAGTCCATCCAGTCCCAACCGGTTTTGGAATTGGCACACAAGGTTGCAAGGTGTAACTATGAGTACAAGACCAAATGGGGTTATGAG GTGGGCTACAGATATGGATCACTTGTAGAGGACTTCTTCACAGGGCTTCAACTACAATGCGAGGGATGGAGGTCCATATTTTGCAACCCTAAGAGGGCAGCCTTTTTGGGTGATGCACCAATCAGCCTTGTCGATGTCCTAAACCAAGTCCAGCGATGGTCCATTGGTTCTCTACAGGTTGCCTTCTCCAGTTTTAGTCCCTTAACCTGCGGTATTAGATCTTTGGGCCCTCATATGGGCCTTGCCTACACTCATTATTGTTTCTGGTCCACGTGGTTTATTCCTCTCACCCTCTATGCGTTCCTCCCCCAACTATGCCTTCTCCATGGACTTTCTGTATTTCCAAAG CTATCAGAGCCTAGTTTTATCTTGTATGTATTTCTTGTCCTTGGAGCCTATGGACAAGATCTCCTTGAATTTATGATAGAGGAAGGAACAGTTCAAAACTGGTGGAATGATCAGAGAATGTGGATGATACGAGGGCTCTCATCCTTTGGGTATGGAAGCCTCGAGTTCTTCCTAAAATGTTTAGGCATTTCCACATATGGTTTCGGTTTGACCAACAAAGTGATCGATGATGAACAAAGCAAAAGATATGGACAAGGTATGTTTGAGTTTGGAGACTCATCAAACATGTTTGTGCCATTAATAACAGCAGCCATTGTCAATTTGGTATCATTTC